A region of Solanum dulcamara chromosome 7, daSolDulc1.2, whole genome shotgun sequence DNA encodes the following proteins:
- the LOC129895479 gene encoding uncharacterized protein LOC129895479, translating to MLEGKGVIEDTDMPVKMQIQAMRWVSQALDVYDVLDYTSIAAHIKKEFDKKYGAGWQCVVGSKFGCFFTHTKGTFIYFTLETLNFLIFKGATSP from the exons ATGTTAGAGGGAAAAGGTGTGATTGAAGATACAGATATGCCAGTGAAGATGCAGATTCAGGCTATGAGGTGGGTTTCTCAAGCTCTGGATGTTTATGATGTTTTGGACTACACATCCATTGCTGCTCATATTAAGAAG GAGTTTGACAAGAAATATGGGGCTGGCTGGCAGTGTGTGGTGGGATCAAAATTTGGATGTTTCTTCACTCATACTAAAGGAACATTTATCTACTTCACCTTGGAGACTCTTAACTTCCTCATCTTCAAAGGAGCTACTTCTCCTTAA
- the LOC129896871 gene encoding conserved oligomeric Golgi complex subunit 1 — protein sequence MRVVTPKSPSPTLSADQNRLSSTTVVVSGGGVRNQDAELLFRTKPIAEIRNVEAATRKQIQDKSEELRQLVGNRYRDLIDSADSIVLMKSSCESISANIAAIHHGIIHSLSSTVAESPKSVVSSDPAKARIYGIACRVKYLVDTPENIWGCLDESMFLESSARYARAKHVHDSLNKNKDYKSVLSKFPLLQHQWQIVESFKFQISQRSRERLLDQALGLGIKAYADALAAVAVIDELDPKQVLTLFLDSRKSCISQKLNACFSVDATSSDVILVYCEALKIIQVTVGQVGELFLQVLNDMPLFYKTVLGSPPASQLFGGIPNPDEEVRLWNSFRDDLESQMVMLDRDFVSKACSDWLRNCGKEIMNKINDKYLIDVISCGKELASAEMLIRETMENKQVLEGSLEWLKSVFGSEIELPWKRTRELVLGGDSDLWDEIFEDAFVRRMKAIIDKGFDELSGLVDVVTSARAMSGTPGELVSFQAYLNRSLNGGGVWFMEPNGKKVTAIPGIKSQQPEENDFLSCLNAYFGDEVSRIRDAVDSCCESVLKDLLSFLESPKASLRLKDLAPYLQNKCYQSMSAILMELKSELDALSANLQNKNPKDESVPSPAILVERSIFIGRLLFAFQKHSRHIPVILGSPRSWVSETRGAGSLKTPALARYSMPPVDSPTSDGPGNTMFDSPRRQSSLASAALFGVDDSSSPQLEELSKMTQDLCIRAYNMWISWVSDELSVILSQNLKQDDALLATTTLRGWEETVVKQDQSNESESEMKILLPSMPSLYITSFLFQACEEIQRVGGHVLDKPILKNFASRLLDKMIHIYGEFLSSQETQGSRVSEKGVLQVLLDLRFASDILSGGDSSANEESLKMPKVKHPFRRKQDVQLNKSVSEERVNGLISSFAQGLDPIDWLTYEPYLWENERQSYLRHAVLLGFFVQLNRMYTDTAQKLPTNSESNIMRCSAVPRFKYLPISAPALSSRGTAKASISASIDDVSSRSPWKSYTNEELSRKVDIDEHSSSGITTPFLKSFMQVGSKFGESTLKLGSILTDGQVGRFGDILPVQASGFHSFFTAARSE from the exons ATGAGGGTAGTGACACCTAAATCCCCATCACCGACACTATCCGCCGATCAAAACCGCCTTAGCTCTACCACCGTCGTAGTATCCGGCGGCGGCGTAAGAAACCAAGATGCTGAATTACTCTTCCGCACAAAGCCAATTGCTGAAATCAGAAATGTGGAAGCGGCCACCAGGAAACAGATCCAAGACAAGAGCGAAGAGCTCCGGCAACTCGTTGGCAATCGTTACCGAGATCTCATTGATTCCGCCGATTCCATTGTTCTCATGAAATCCTCATGTGAGTCTATTTCTGCTAATATCGCAGCGATACACCACGGCATTATTCATTCTCTCTCTTCCACCGTCGCGGAATCCCCCAAGTCCGTTGTCTCTTCTGACCCTGCAAAAGCTCGGATTTACGGAATTGCCTGTAGGGTTAAGTATCTTGTTGATACGCCGGAGAATATTTGGGGTTGTCTCGATGAATCAATGTTTCTAGAATCTTCTGCTCGTTACGCCCGTGCTAAACACGTTCACGATAGTTTGAATAAAAATAAGGATTACAAAAGTGTACTCTCCAAATTTCCGTTGCTTCAGCATCAATGGCAAATTGTGGAGAGTTTTAAATTTCAGATCTCGCAGAGAAGCAGAGAGAGATTGTTGGATCAAGCACTTGGCCTCGGGATAAAAGCTTATGCGGATGCTCTAGCTGCAGTTGCAGTCATTGATGAGCTGGATCCCAAACAGGTTCTGACATTGTTCCTTGATTCGCGAAAATCGTGTATTTCTCAGAAACTAAATGCATGTTTCAGTGTTGATGCTACTAGCTCCGATGTGATTTTAGTTTATTGTGAAGCATTAAAGATTATTCAAGTTACTGTGGGGCAAGTAGGAGAATTATTCTTGCAAGTGTTAAATGATATGCCTCTGTTTTATAAGACTGTATTGGGTTCACCTCCTGCCTCTCAATTGTTTGGTGGAATACCTAATCCGGATGAGGAGGTGAGATTGTGGAACTCATTTAGAGATGATCTGGAATCACAAATGGTAATGTTGGATAGGGATTTCGTTTCGAAGGCGTGTTCTGATTGGTTGAGGAATTGTGGCAAGGAAATAATGAACAAGATCAATGATAAATACTTGATCGATGTTATCAGCTGTGGAAAAGAGCTTGCATCTGCTGAGATGTTGATACGGGAAACTATGGAAAATAAGCAGGTCTTAGAAGGGAGTTTGGAGTGGCTTAAGAGTGTTTTTGGGTCTGAAATTGAGTTGCCATGGAAGAGAACACGTGAGCTTGTCTTGGGAGGTGATTCGGACCTGTGGGATGAGATATTCGAAGATGCTTTTGTTAGAAGGATGAAAGCAATTATTGATAAAGGATTTGATGAGTTGAGTGGATTAGTTGATGTTGTAACATCAGCTCGGGCCATGTCAGGAACTCCTGGTGAGCTGGTTAGTTTTCAAGCATACTTGAATAGATCTTTAAATGGTGGAGGTGTTTGGTTCATGGAGCCAAATGGTAAAAAAGTTACTGCCATTCCTGGTATCAAGTCACAGCAGCCTGAGGAGAATGATTTTCTCAGTTGTCTCAATGCTTACTTCGGGGATGAAGTCAGCAGGATTAGAGATGCTGTGGACAGCTGCTGTGAGAGCGTTCTAAAAGACCTACTAAGCTTCCTGGAGTCTCCCAAGGCATCCCTGAGACTGAAAGATCTGGCCCCATatttacaaaataaatgttACCAAAGTATGTCAGCTATTCTAATGGAACTGAAGAGTGAGTTGGATGCTTTGTCTGCTAACCTTCAAAACAAAAACCCGAAGGACGAGTCCGTGCCATCACCTGCTATACTTGTTGAGCGGTCAATATTTATAGGGCGGCTTTTGTTTGCATTCCAGAAGCATTCCAGACACATTCCTGTcatacttggttcaccaagGTCATGGGTGAGTGAAACTAGAGGGGCTGGCTCGCTTAAGACCCCAGCTCTTGCAAGGTACTCTATGCCACCTGTCGACTCCCCAACCTCTGATGGTCCTGGAAATACAATGTTTGATTCACCCAGAAGACAAAGTTCATTGGCATCTGCTGCTTTGTTCGGAGTGGATGACAGTTCAAGCCCACAGCTTGAAGAACTAAGTAAAATGACCCAAGATCTTTGCATCAGAGCTTATAATATGTGGATATCTTGGGTTTCTGATGAACTTTCAGTTATCTTATCCCAAAATCTCAAACAGGATGATGCCTTGTTGGCAACAACAACCTTGAGA GGCTGGGAGGAGACTGTTGTTAAGCAAGATCAGTCAAATGAAAGCGAGTCAGAGATGAAGATATTGCTTCCTTCTATGCCTTCTTTGTACATAACCTCTTTTCTATTCCAAGCTTGTGAAGAAATTCAGCGAGTAGGTGGACATGTGCTTGATAAACCTATTCTGAAAAACTTTGCCTCAAGACTGTTGGATAAG ATGATTCATATTTATGGAGAATTCCTTTCCAGTCAAGAAACTCAGGGATCTCGAGTTTCGGAGAAAGGGGTGTTGCAAGTTCTATTGGATTTAAGATTTGCTTCAGACATTCTCTCTGGTGGTGATTCTAGTGCAAATGAAGAGTCATTGAAAATGCCTAAGGTAAAGCATCCTTTTAGAAGAAAGCAGGACGTACAACTAAACAAGTCAGTCTCCGAAGAGCGCGTTAATGGGTTGATAAGTAGCTTTGCACAAGGACTGGATCCTATTGATTGGCTCAC CTATGAGCCATATCTTTGGGAGAATGAGAGGCAGTCATACCTGAGGCATGCTGTCCTCCTTGGGTTCTTTGTACAGCTTAATCGGATGTATACAGATACTGCTCAGAAACTGCCAACCAATTCAGAATCAAATATCATGCGCTGCTCTGCAGTACCTCGCTTCAAATATCTCCCCATCAG TGCCCCAGCATTGTCTTCAAGGGGGACAGCCAAGGCATCAATCTCAGCATCTATTGATGATGTTTCATCGAGAAGTCCCTGGAAAAGTTACACAAATGAAGAACTGTCTCGAAAGGTTGATATTGATGAACATTCTAGTTCCGGGATAACAACGCCGTTTTTGAAATCATTTATGCAG GTTGGCAGCAAATTTGGAGAGAGCACGCTGAAACTGGGATCAATACTCACTGATGGGCAAGTGGGCAGGTTTGGTGACATTTTACCCGTTCAAGCTTCAGGCTTTCATTCCTTCTTCACAGCTGCCAGATCAGAGTAA
- the LOC129895059 gene encoding uncharacterized protein LOC129895059 produces the protein MLHAKSESDITSLAPSSPSRSPKRPAYYVQSPSRDSQDGDKSASMQPTPSFNSPMESPSHPSFGRHSRNSSASRFSGIFRSSSGRKNGRKRSDKGWPECNVILEEGKYDEFDEEKGLTRRCQALLALLGFVVLFSIFCLIIWVAGRPYKAEITVRSLAVNNFYIGEGSDFTGVVTKMMTVNTSLRISVYNPATFYGIHVTSTPINLIYSDIVVASGQLRKYFQPRKSRRTVLVNIEATKVPLYGAGSSLDASTNGGFKVPLKLDFEIKSRGDVVGKLVRTKNKKEISCDLVIDTTSTKPIKFKKNSCVYS, from the exons atGTTGCACGCAAAATCAGAGTCAGATATAACAAGTTTAGCTCCGTCTTCGCCGTCGAGGTCACCAAAACGGCCAGCTTACTACGTACAGAGTCCTTCAAGGGACTCACAGGATGGGGATAAATCAGCGTCCATGCAGCCGACGCCGAGTTTCAATAGTCCAATGGAATCTCCTTCGCATCCTTCATTTGGGCGGCACTCGAGGAATTCGTCTGCTAGTCGTTTTTCCGGGATATTTAGGTCGTCGTCCGGCAGGAAAAATGGCCGGAAGAGGAGCGACAAAGGATGGCCGGAATGTAATGTGATTTTGGAAGAGGGTAAGTATGACGAATTCGATGAGGAGAAGGGATTAACTCGGCGGTGTCAGGCTTTGCTGGCTCTTTTGGGATTCGTTGTTTTGTTCTCTATCTTTTGCCTCATCATTTGGGTCGCTGGACGTCCTTATAAAGCTGAGATTACTGTCAGG AGTTTGGCTGTGAATAACTTCTACATTGGTGAAGGTTCGGATTTCACTGGAGTTGTAACTAAGATGATGACAGTGAACACATCGTTGAGAATAAGCGTGTACAATCCTGCTACGTTCTACGGCATTCATGTTACCTCCACCCCCATCAATCTCATCTATTCAGACATCGTTGTTGCTAGTGGTCAG CTAAGAAAATACTTTCAACCGAGGAAGAGTAGGCGGACCGTGTTAGTGAACATAGAAGCAACAAAGGTTCCCTTGTATGGAGCTGGATCAAGTCTTGATGCATCAACTAACGGCGGATTTAAAGTTCCGTTAAAGTTGGATTTTGAAATCAAGTCGCGCGGAGATGTGGTGGGGAAATTAGTTAGAACAAAGAACAAAAAGGAAATCTCATGTGATTTAGTCATTGACACTACCAGCACAAAACCCATCAAGTTCAAGAAGAATTCTTGTGTTTacagctga
- the LOC129894180 gene encoding rop guanine nucleotide exchange factor 12-like, whose protein sequence is MGVKGLPLIFTYMLSQRCSSEQDKKTKMVNNYFENMVRAVQEEKLEIPAVESQNINGWKLTRKETIKARNINKADDSASATINHNNPPSDMELMKEKFAKLLLGEDMSGGGKGVSSALALSNAITNLAASAFGEQKRLEPMQPETKAKWRKEIDWLLSVTDYIVEFVASKQKSKDGTIMEIMVTKQRTDLQMNIPALRKLDTMLLDCLDSFKDQSEICYTSKDDEGKTSRKDDKWWIPTPKVPPNGLSDTTRKWLQFQKDSVNQVHKAALAINAQVLTEMEVPENYIESLPKNGRASLGDSIYKSITDEYFDPDYFLSTMDLSSEHKILDLKNRIEASVIIWRRKMTAKDGKSAWSSAVSMEKRELFEDRAETILLILKHRFPGIPQSSLDISKIQYNRDIGQAILESYSRIIESRAFTVMSRIEDVIQADDLAQDPSNAEVKRFPMGDSLGVSDGAFNDKEEVEKLSSAETPNSMTLLDFMGWGEGDDDTEKDTKEDRSKESEAKLLSKPPTIVTNKRVSYLENLAGSRSPTARH, encoded by the exons ATGGGAGTGAAAGGCCTGCCATTAATATTCACCTATATGTTGTCTCAGCGATGTTCTTCTGAACAAGACAAGAAAACAAAAATGGTTAATAACTACTTTG AAAATATGGTTCGAGCAGTACAGGAAGAGAAATTAGAGATTCCTGCTGTTGAAtctcaaaatattaatgggtgGAAACTTACCCGTAAAGAGACCATCAAGGCACGTAATATTAATAAAGCAGATGATTCAGCCTCTGCTACCATCAACCACAACAATCCGCCTTCAG ATATGGAGCTGATGAAGGAAAAATTTGCCAAGTTGCTCCTTGGTGAGGATATGTCTGGCGGAGGAAAGGGTGTTTCATCAGCATTGGCGCTGTCAAATGCAATTACAAACCTTGCAG CTTCGGCGTTTGGGGAACAGAAGAGATTAGAGCCCATGCAACCAGAGACAAAAGCCAAGTGGAGAAAAGAAATTGATTGGCTTTTATCTGTTACGGATTATATTGTTGAATTTGTTGCTTCTaaacaaaaatcaaaagacGGAACAATCATGGAG ATTATGGTAACAAAGCAGAGAACCGATCTTCAAATGAATATTCCAGCATTACGTAAGCTAGACACAATGCTTCTG GATTGCTTAGATAGTTTTAAAGACCAAAGTGAAATCTGTTATACATCCAAAGATGATGAAGGTAAAACCAGCAGGAAAGATGATAAATGGTGGATACCTACCCCTAAGGTTCCTCCTAATGGTTTGTCCGATACTACTAGGAAATGGCTGCAATTTCAGAAAGATTCGGTGAATCAAGTTCATAAAGCAGCCCTCGCCATAAATGCTCAAGTTCTAACAGAGATGGAGGTTCCTGAAAATTATATAGAATCCCTACCCAAG AATGGGAGAGCAAGCCTTGGAGACTCTATATACAAGAGCATCACGGATGAATACTTTGATCCGGACTATTTCCTTTCAACTATGGACTTGTCCTCCGAACATAAAATTCTAGACCTCAAGAACAGGATTGAGGCTTCCGTAATTATTTGGAGAAGAAAGATGACTGCAAAAGATGGGAAGTCAGCCTGGAGTTCAGCCGTTAGTATGGAGAAAAGAGAATTATTTGAAGACAGAGCGGAAACTATCCTGCTTATCCTTAAGCATCGGTTCCCTGGAATTCCTCAATCATCACTCGACATTAGCAAAATTCAGTACAACAGA GATATCGGGCAAGCCATTTTAGAAAGCTATTCAAGAATAATTGAAAGTAGGGCATTCACAGTCATGTCGCGAATTGAAGATGTAATACAAGCAGATGATCTGGCCCAAGATCCTTCAAATGCAGAAGTAAAGAGGTTTCCTATGGGAGATTCGTTGGGAGTATCAGATGGAGCATTTAATGATAAGGAAGAAGTAGAGAAGCTTAGTTCTGCGGAGACTCCTAATTCAATGACACTGCTGGATTTCATGGGTTGGGGGGAAGGAGATGATGACACGGAGAAAGATACGAAGGAAGACCgatcaaaagaaagtgaagcaAAGCTCCTAAGCAAACCTCCAACTATAGTTACTAACAAGAGAGTTTCTTACCTAGAGAATTTAGCTGGTTCCAGAAGTCCAACAGCACGCCACTAA
- the LOC129893874 gene encoding uncharacterized protein LOC129893874, which produces MESIGVLMTCPMSPYLEKELDKRFNFLRLWKFPENQKKHFLKLHSESIRGVVGNATIGANVELIGALPKLEIVSSYSVGLDKIDLGLCREKGIKVTYCPDLITDDAADTGIALILAVLRRICQCDSYVKNGLWKKNGDFRLTTKFSGKSVGIIGLGRIGLAIAKRAEAFDCPISYYTRSEKPNTNYKYYPSVVELASNCQILVVACALTPETRHIVNREVMEALGSKGILINIGRGPHVDEKELVSALLEGRLGGAGLDVFENEPEVPEQLFGLENVVLLPHVGSGTEETRKAMADLVLGNLEAHFLNKPLLTPLAPFVVVAEMDGIGVLLMRPLSNYIQQELAKRFTLFKYWEIPSESLKLHSDAIRAVVGNGVQGANSALIDSLPRLEIVSSHSSGLDKIDLVKCKERGIRVTSAPDALTDDVADMAILLTIATLRKICEADRFVRNLNWKEKDFNLTSKFSGKSVGIVGLGRIGSAIAKRAEAFGCSISYHSRSQKPESAYTYYSRVIDLASNCQILLVACALTDETHHIINREVINALGPNGVVINIGRGSHIDEPELVSALAEGRLGGAGLDGLEHEPEVPMQLARLDNVVLSPHTAAGTVETRKEMADLVIANLEAYFSNKPLLTPVL; this is translated from the exons ATGGAATCTATAGGAGTGTTAATGACATGCCCAATGTCACCATACCTTGAAAAAGAGCTGGACAAGCGCTTCAACTTTCTCCGGCTCTGGAAATTCCCcgaaaaccaaaaaaaacacTTTCTAAAGTTGCATTCAGAGTCCATCAGAGGAGTCGTCGGAAACGCAACAATTGGAGCAAATGTGGAGCTAATCGGAGCATTACCGAAGCTGGAAATCGTATCGAGTTACAGTGTGGGACTAGACAAGATCGATTTGGGACTTTGCAGGGAAAAGGGAATCAAAGTCACATATTGCCCGGATTTGATCACGGATGACGCTGCAGATACTGGAATTGCTTTGATTTTGGCAGTTTTGAGGAGGATTTGCCAATGTGATAGCTATGTTAAGAATGGCCTTTGGAAGAAGAATGGTGATTTCAGGTTGACGACAAAG TTTAGTGGCAAATCAGTGGGTATTATAGGATTGGGAAGGATTGGTTTAGCAATTGCTAAGAGAGCGGAGGCTTTTGACTGTCCAATCAGTTACTACACGAGATCAGAAAAGCCAAATACAAATTATAAGTATTATCCAAGTGTAGTTGAATTGGCTTCCAATTGCCAGATTCTGGTTGTGGCATGTGCACTGACTCCTGAGACTCGTCATATTGTCAACCGTGAAGTCATGGAAGCTTTGGGATCAAAGGGAATTCTGATTAACATTGGCCGCGGTCCTCATGTTGatgaaaaggagcttgtatctgcTCTTCTTGAAGGTCGATTAGGGGGTGCTGGCCTTGATGTGTTTGAGAATGAGCCTGAAGTACCAGAGCAACTCTTTGGCCTTGAGAATGTGGTCCTATTGCCTCATGTAGGCAGTGGCACAGAGGAAACACGCAAGGCAATGGCCGACCTGGTCCTTGGGAACTTAGAAGCTCACTTTCTGAACAAACCGCTGTTAACTCCA CTAGCTCCTTTTGTTGTGGTAGCAGAAATGGATGGGATAGGGGTATTATTGATGCGTCCATTGTCCAATTACATCCAGCAAGAGCTAGCGAAACGTTTTACCCTCTTCAAATACTGGGAAATTCCATCTGAATCTCTCAAACTGCACTCCGACGCCATCCGAGCAGTGGTGGGGAATGGAGTTCAGGGAGCCAACTCTGCTTTGATTGACTCGCTCCCCAGATTGGAAATTGTATCAAGTCACAGTTCTGGGCTTGACAAGATTGATTTAGTGAAGTGCAAAGAGAGAGGGATTAGGGTCACTTCCGCTCCCGATGCTCTCACCGACGATGTTGCAGACATGGCCATTTTACTCACAATCGCAACTTTGAGGAAGATTTGTGAAGCTGATCGCTTTGTCAGGAATTTGAATTGGAAGGAAAAGGACTTCAATTTGACCTCCAAG TTTAGCGGCAAATCAGTAGGTATTGTAGGCTTAGGGAGGATTGGTTCAGCAATTGCCAAGAGAGCTGAAGCTTTTGGATGTTCAATCAGTTATCATTCACGTTCACAAAAACCAGAGTCCGCGTACACTTATTATTCACGTGTTATCGACTTGGCATCCAACTGCCAGATCCTTCTCGTTGCTTGTGCCTTAACTGATGAAACTCACCACATTATCAACCGTGAAGTTATAAATGCATTGGGTCCAAATGGAGTTGTTATCAACATTGGAAGGGGTTCTCATATTGATGAACCTGAACTGGTATCTGCTCTTGCAGAAGGAAGGTTGGGAGGAGCAGGGCTTGATGGTCTTGAACATGAACCAGAAGTGCCTATGCAACTAGCTAGACTCGATAATGTTGTACTATCACCTCATACCGCAGCTGGCACTGTGGAGACCCGTAAGGAAATGGCTGACCTCGTCATTGCAAACTTGGAGGCATACTTTTCGAACAAGCCATTACTAACTCCTGTTCTTTGA